The Virgibacillus phasianinus genome includes a window with the following:
- the dtd gene encoding D-aminoacyl-tRNA deacylase: MRAIIQRAKNASVTVNDNVSGKIDDGLVMLLGVTHDDTIEDAKYIVNKAVNLRIFEDANQKMNLSLKDVNGGVLSISQFTLYANTQKGRRPSFVDAAKPEHANELYLAANRLMADQGIPVETGIFGEMMNVQLTNVGPATFILDSNDK; this comes from the coding sequence ATGAGGGCAATCATTCAGCGGGCCAAAAATGCCAGTGTAACGGTTAATGATAATGTTTCAGGGAAGATTGACGATGGCTTAGTTATGCTGTTGGGTGTTACGCATGATGATACAATAGAGGACGCCAAATATATTGTTAATAAAGCAGTTAATCTGCGTATTTTTGAGGATGCAAATCAAAAAATGAACTTATCACTTAAAGATGTAAATGGGGGAGTATTATCGATTTCCCAGTTCACGCTTTATGCTAACACGCAAAAAGGAAGACGGCCAAGTTTTGTTGATGCAGCAAAGCCGGAGCATGCAAATGAACTGTACCTGGCTGCCAATCGGTTAATGGCGGATCAGGGTATTCCTGTTGAGACAGGAATATTTGGAGAAATGATGAATGTACAGCTGACGAATGTTGGACCGGCTACATTTATATTGGATAGTAATGATAAATAA
- a CDS encoding N-acetylmuramoyl-L-alanine amidase — translation MRTLKMLGICLGILLILTAMTNPVHAKKAVIHTDILNVRSGPGQNFEEITEVHANETYPIVNEQGDWVQIQLDSTKGWVTSEYISIQEEKAPDKQAKKKNQQPSVQTLTIPYKHTHLRSGPSTEYEIVGFADKGMTFDVLSETDEWYEVKHDDLKGYLNKRFIKDAAESASTGIENKTIVIDAGHGGRDVGAIGASGTFEKDYTYKTTMELKQELTILGANVILTRSQDEFISLGSRASYSNVAGTDAFISIHYNSTPALPNVTGIGTYYYHGQNKKLATYIQQGLIKETNADDRGVAFGDFAVIRQNFKPAVLVELGFLSNPEKEKLLQTDAYQKKLVQGMINGLLKYFANK, via the coding sequence TTGCGAACGTTGAAAATGCTCGGTATTTGCCTTGGCATCCTACTGATTCTGACTGCTATGACAAATCCAGTTCATGCAAAAAAAGCGGTAATTCACACAGATATTCTGAATGTTAGAAGTGGACCCGGCCAGAACTTTGAAGAAATAACGGAAGTTCACGCAAATGAAACTTATCCGATTGTGAACGAACAGGGAGACTGGGTGCAAATTCAGTTGGATTCAACTAAGGGATGGGTAACATCAGAATATATTTCAATCCAAGAGGAAAAGGCACCTGACAAACAAGCGAAAAAGAAGAACCAACAACCTAGCGTGCAGACGCTAACCATACCTTATAAACACACACATTTAAGAAGCGGTCCTTCAACCGAATATGAAATCGTCGGTTTCGCTGACAAAGGAATGACCTTTGATGTTTTAAGCGAAACGGATGAATGGTATGAAGTGAAACATGATGATTTAAAGGGATATTTAAATAAGAGGTTTATTAAGGATGCAGCGGAATCCGCCTCAACAGGAATTGAAAATAAAACCATTGTTATTGATGCGGGTCACGGCGGACGTGATGTTGGGGCAATTGGTGCAAGCGGTACTTTCGAAAAAGATTACACATATAAGACAACGATGGAGTTGAAACAGGAATTAACAATATTAGGTGCAAATGTAATATTAACTAGATCACAAGACGAGTTTATTTCACTTGGAAGCCGGGCAAGTTATTCAAATGTTGCAGGAACGGATGCATTTATCAGTATTCATTACAATAGTACTCCTGCTCTCCCGAATGTAACCGGAATCGGTACCTACTATTACCACGGTCAAAACAAAAAATTAGCAACATACATTCAGCAGGGGTTGATTAAAGAAACCAATGCAGATGACCGAGGTGTAGCATTTGGCGACTTTGCTGTAATCAGGCAAAACTTTAAACCTGCTGTCTTAGTGGAACTTGGTTTCCTGTCAAACCCGGAAAAAGAAAAGCTTCTCCAAACAGATGCATATCAAAAAAAACTTGTTCAAGGTATGATCAATGGATTACTGAAGTATTTCGCGAATAAATAA